In one Cloacibacillus porcorum genomic region, the following are encoded:
- the ftsH gene encoding ATP-dependent zinc metalloprotease FtsH gives MKKISKNVGMYIVLIVLVVSLVNVFLGPDSAKKTTQNEVMPYSTFLSEVNSGNVTKVKIDHEQLIGTLKSGKQFTTYILDAATLPSIVAEKGVEVEVVPPPKNSWLTALLTSLLPTLLLIGVWIYFIYNMQGGGSKVMGFAKSKAKLFLDNRPKVTFADVAGCDESKEELEEVVQFLKDPAKFTKLGAKVPRGVLLLGAPGTGKTLLSRAVAGEADVPFFSISGSDFVEMFVGVGAARVRDLFEQARKYQPCIIFIDEIDAVGRHRGAGLGGGHDEREQTLNQLLVEMDGFEAGSGIILIAATNRPDILDPALLRPGRFDRQVVVDRPDVNGRRDILKVHLRDMKIEHDVDLDVIARRTPGFVGADLANLVNEAALLAARRDKEMLGMPEFEEAIDRVMAGPERKSRIISKKEREIIAYHEAGHALVAAKIKGSDPVHKISIIPRGHMALGYTLQLPEEDRFLISRQELADKICVLLGGRVAESICFGDVTTGASNDLERATQIARQMVTQFGMSDKLGLVTLGRKQHEVFLGHDIVDDRNYSEEVAHTIDLEIRAIVDGSMNKAKEILTENRERLEEITRLLLEKEILEGDELDELLGYPKKEHPGESAAEDKPQDGGDKPEDKGKENEDGDAPDAEAVIHQVPDIEEADSGNFNAPIDEER, from the coding sequence TTGAAGAAAATTTCTAAAAATGTGGGGATGTATATCGTCCTCATTGTATTGGTAGTCAGCCTGGTCAATGTATTCCTGGGCCCTGACAGCGCTAAAAAAACGACACAGAACGAAGTGATGCCCTACAGCACCTTCCTGAGCGAGGTAAACAGCGGCAACGTGACGAAGGTCAAGATCGACCACGAGCAGCTTATCGGCACGCTGAAGTCCGGCAAGCAGTTCACGACCTATATCCTCGACGCGGCGACGCTTCCCTCGATAGTGGCGGAGAAGGGCGTCGAGGTCGAGGTCGTGCCGCCGCCGAAGAATTCGTGGCTCACGGCGCTTCTGACGTCGCTCCTGCCGACGCTTCTTCTGATCGGCGTCTGGATATACTTCATCTATAACATGCAGGGCGGCGGCAGCAAGGTGATGGGCTTTGCGAAGAGCAAGGCCAAGCTGTTCCTTGACAACCGTCCGAAGGTGACCTTCGCCGACGTCGCGGGCTGCGACGAGTCGAAGGAGGAGCTTGAAGAGGTCGTACAGTTCCTTAAAGACCCCGCGAAGTTTACAAAGCTCGGCGCCAAGGTGCCGCGCGGCGTGCTTCTGCTCGGCGCTCCGGGAACGGGAAAGACCCTTCTCTCCCGCGCGGTGGCCGGCGAGGCCGACGTTCCCTTTTTCAGCATCAGCGGCTCGGACTTTGTGGAGATGTTCGTCGGCGTCGGCGCGGCGCGCGTCCGCGACCTCTTTGAACAGGCCCGCAAGTATCAGCCCTGCATAATATTCATCGACGAAATAGACGCCGTCGGACGTCACCGCGGCGCAGGACTCGGTGGAGGCCATGACGAGCGCGAACAGACGCTGAACCAGCTGCTTGTCGAAATGGACGGTTTTGAGGCCGGATCGGGGATAATCCTCATCGCCGCGACCAACAGGCCCGATATTCTCGACCCCGCGCTGCTGCGTCCGGGACGCTTTGACCGCCAGGTGGTGGTGGACCGTCCCGACGTCAACGGACGCCGCGATATTCTCAAGGTCCATCTTCGCGATATGAAGATAGAGCACGACGTCGATCTCGACGTCATCGCGCGCCGTACGCCGGGCTTTGTCGGCGCCGACCTGGCCAACCTCGTCAACGAGGCGGCGCTGCTCGCGGCGCGGCGCGATAAGGAAATGCTCGGCATGCCGGAATTTGAAGAGGCTATCGACCGCGTCATGGCGGGGCCGGAGCGCAAGAGCCGCATAATCAGCAAGAAAGAGCGCGAAATAATCGCCTACCACGAGGCGGGACACGCCCTCGTCGCGGCGAAGATAAAGGGTTCGGACCCGGTACACAAGATCTCGATCATCCCGCGCGGGCATATGGCGCTCGGCTATACGCTCCAGCTTCCCGAGGAGGACAGGTTCCTCATCTCGCGTCAGGAGCTCGCGGATAAGATCTGCGTCCTGCTCGGCGGACGCGTAGCCGAATCTATCTGCTTCGGCGATGTGACGACGGGCGCCTCCAACGACCTCGAGCGCGCCACCCAGATCGCGCGCCAGATGGTGACGCAGTTCGGCATGAGCGACAAGCTGGGGCTGGTGACGCTTGGCCGCAAGCAGCACGAGGTATTCCTCGGCCATGATATCGTCGACGACCGCAACTACAGCGAAGAGGTCGCCCATACGATAGACCTTGAGATCCGCGCGATTGTCGACGGCAGCATGAACAAGGCAAAGGAGATACTCACGGAGAACCGCGAACGGCTGGAAGAGATCACGCGTCTGCTGCTTGAGAAGGAGATACTCGAGGGCGACGAGCTTGACGAGCTTCTCGGATATCCGAAAAAGGAACATCCAGGCGAGAGCGCCGCGGAGGATAAACCGCAGGACGGCGGGGATAAGCCGGAAGACAAGGGAAAGGAAAATGAGGACGGCGATGCTCCGGACGCCGAAGCGGTCATTCATCAGGTGCCCGACATCGAGGAGGCCGATTCGGGGAACTTCAACGCCCCGATAGACGAAGAGAGATAA
- the uvrB gene encoding excinuclease ABC subunit UvrB, translating into MTEDKFKLVAPFGLSGDQPQAVEKLVRGFRERDGMRQTLLGVTGSGKTFTMANVIAELNRPTLVMAHNKTLAAQLYSEFKEFFPENSVNYFVSYYDYYQPEAYILASDVYIEKDSSVNERIEKLRLATTKSLLERRDVIVVASVSCIYGLGKRKNYEDAIFRFAQGERWERRAFMLRLIENYYERNDVSLVPGTFRSRGETMEIFPAYSDTALRISFFDDEIERIDEIDPVSGKSLLRKEKVGIFPSQHYVTSTDAIQRAAGVIEQEMEECCARFTSEGKYLEAERLKMRTKYDLEMLLEVGYCSGIENYSRYLDGREEGDPPGTLLDFFPQDALFFIDESHMTLPQVRGMYNGDRARKEVLVQHGFRLPSCLDNRPLRWDEYEPALKNALFISATPGDYEFEHSDHVVEQLIRPTGIPDPEVEVHKATGQVDDLLAEIRPIVDRGERVLVSTLTKRSAEDLAEYMAELGIKVRYIHSELDTFERAELLRDLRLGVFAVLVGVNLLREGIDLPEVSLVAILDADREGYLRAHRSLIQMIGRAARNSAGKVILYADRITDSMDLAMKETARRRVAQSAFNEEHHIEPKTIIKSVKNLLPDELLDDNENSYAGMRAATPNEEAREQDIQELERRMWEAVEKLDFETAAQLRDDIQRLKGGNPIGTGNKNYRGKAAQPQKHKRRYPKK; encoded by the coding sequence ATGACAGAGGATAAATTTAAACTGGTCGCGCCCTTCGGACTGTCGGGGGATCAGCCGCAGGCGGTGGAGAAGCTCGTGCGCGGTTTTCGCGAACGTGACGGGATGCGACAGACGCTTCTCGGCGTCACGGGCAGCGGCAAGACCTTCACAATGGCGAACGTCATCGCCGAGCTCAACCGCCCCACGCTCGTGATGGCGCACAATAAGACTCTCGCGGCGCAGCTTTACAGCGAGTTCAAGGAGTTCTTTCCCGAGAATTCCGTAAATTATTTCGTCAGTTACTATGATTATTACCAGCCGGAGGCCTATATCCTCGCCTCCGACGTCTATATAGAAAAGGATTCTTCGGTTAACGAGCGTATCGAAAAGCTGCGTCTCGCGACCACCAAGTCGCTGCTTGAGCGGCGCGACGTCATCGTCGTCGCAAGCGTCTCCTGTATCTACGGACTGGGAAAGAGGAAGAACTACGAGGACGCGATCTTCCGCTTCGCGCAGGGCGAGCGGTGGGAGCGCCGCGCCTTCATGCTGCGCCTCATAGAGAATTATTATGAACGCAACGACGTATCGCTTGTGCCGGGGACCTTCCGCAGCCGGGGCGAGACGATGGAGATCTTCCCCGCCTACAGCGACACAGCACTGCGAATTTCCTTCTTTGACGACGAAATAGAGCGGATTGACGAGATCGATCCAGTATCAGGAAAGAGCCTGCTCAGGAAAGAGAAGGTCGGCATCTTCCCCTCGCAGCATTATGTGACGAGCACCGACGCGATTCAGAGGGCGGCGGGCGTCATCGAACAGGAGATGGAGGAGTGCTGCGCGCGCTTTACGAGCGAGGGCAAGTATCTTGAGGCCGAGCGGCTGAAGATGCGCACAAAGTACGACCTTGAGATGCTGCTTGAGGTCGGCTACTGCTCCGGCATAGAGAACTATTCAAGATATCTTGACGGACGCGAGGAGGGAGACCCGCCGGGAACGCTGCTGGACTTCTTTCCGCAGGACGCGCTCTTTTTCATTGATGAATCGCATATGACGCTGCCGCAGGTACGCGGCATGTACAACGGCGACCGCGCCCGCAAGGAGGTCCTCGTGCAGCACGGCTTCCGCCTGCCCTCCTGTCTTGACAACCGGCCGCTGCGCTGGGACGAATATGAACCGGCGCTGAAAAACGCCCTCTTTATCTCCGCCACCCCAGGCGACTATGAGTTCGAGCATTCTGACCATGTGGTGGAGCAGCTCATACGACCGACCGGCATCCCGGACCCGGAGGTGGAGGTGCATAAGGCGACGGGGCAGGTCGACGACCTGCTCGCGGAGATCCGTCCAATCGTCGACCGCGGCGAGCGCGTGCTGGTGTCGACGCTGACGAAGCGCTCCGCCGAGGATCTCGCCGAATATATGGCGGAGCTCGGCATCAAGGTCCGCTATATACACTCGGAGCTTGACACCTTCGAGCGCGCGGAGCTGCTGCGCGACCTGCGTCTAGGCGTCTTTGCCGTGCTTGTGGGGGTAAACCTGCTCCGCGAGGGCATCGACCTGCCGGAGGTCTCGCTGGTGGCGATCCTTGACGCCGACCGCGAGGGCTATCTGCGCGCGCACCGCTCCCTGATACAGATGATCGGCCGCGCCGCTCGCAACAGTGCGGGAAAAGTGATATTATATGCCGATAGGATAACAGACAGTATGGATTTGGCGATGAAAGAAACAGCGCGCCGCCGTGTGGCGCAGTCCGCCTTCAACGAGGAGCATCACATCGAACCGAAGACGATCATCAAATCCGTGAAAAACCTGCTGCCGGACGAGCTGCTCGACGACAACGAGAACAGCTACGCCGGCATGCGCGCCGCCACCCCAAATGAAGAGGCGCGGGAGCAGGATATCCAGGAGCTTGAAAGAAGGATGTGGGAGGCCGTGGAGAAGCTGGACTTTGAAACGGCGGCCCAATTAAGAGACGATATACAGAGACTGAAAGGCGGCAATCCGATTGGAACAGGAAATAAGAATTACCGGGGCAAGGCAGCACAACCTCAAAAACATAAACGCAGATATCCCAAAAAATAA
- the uvrA gene encoding excinuclease ABC subunit UvrA: MEQEIRITGARQHNLKNINADIPKNKLVVVTGPSGSGKSSLAFDTVYAEGQRRYVESLSSYARQFLGMSDKPDVDDISGLSPAISIEQKGSNHNPRSTVGTVTEIYDYLRLLYGRAGTPHCPKCGREVHRYSVDEIIDLIYQEYDGKPLEIFSPVVKAKKGEYRNLLLKLHQQGYMRARIDGTLYWLEEAVELDKKRRHTIECLIDRMRVKEENRSRLSEAIEMALKLSDGFILLASEGSADRELTEKYICPECQISLPDIEPRLFSFNAPFGACPDCGGLGFHSHFSAELAVNPELPLGEGGFIPWKSMKYMVHKAEKLAEKKGWDIGKPFRELPEEVRHELLYGSDEVLELTFSDKKNGDWEYNGKYIGLIPWIEKRYNETESENYKEELGRYLVEDVCSTCRGMRLKPEALAVTLGGYNIGEITEMPIDELITKLDGLKLGEREQKIVGIALVEVRKRLSFLNDVGAGYLSLSRRADTLSGGESQRIRLASQIGSQLTGVLYVLDEPTIGLHPRDTNRLLDTLRAIRDIGNTVLVVEHDRDTMAAADHILELGPGAGEHGGELIANGSAEEVMRGGSSTALYLRGEADGTWRPHPERRKPSGMIKVRGARENNLKKLNIDIPLNVFAALSGVSGSGKSTFLYEVLYKGLRGKFDKDYRERPGRFESVSGYESLRNIVLVDQSPIGRTPRSNPATYTGVFTPIREFYAELQESKLRGYQPGRFSFNVKGGRCEACNGDGVIKVSMLFLPDVYVKCDVCKGQRYNRETLEVRYKGLSIADVLDLTVDEAIEHFSGIPRIANKLKVIQEAGLGYIRLGQPAPTLSGGEAQRVKLATELGKKFRGNTLYLLDEPTTGLHYTDVKKLLKLLHKLVEQGNSVLVIEHNLDVLASSDYIMDLGPEGGRGGGRLIAKGTPEEVARAKGPTSKYLAQFFEEMKRGHDER, from the coding sequence TTGGAACAGGAAATAAGAATTACCGGGGCAAGGCAGCACAACCTCAAAAACATAAACGCAGATATCCCAAAAAATAAGCTCGTCGTCGTAACGGGCCCATCCGGCTCGGGCAAGTCTTCGCTGGCCTTCGACACGGTCTACGCCGAGGGGCAGCGGCGCTATGTGGAGTCGCTCTCCTCGTACGCGCGGCAGTTTCTCGGAATGTCTGATAAGCCGGATGTCGACGATATCTCGGGGCTCTCTCCCGCGATATCGATCGAGCAGAAGGGCTCCAACCACAACCCCCGTTCGACGGTGGGAACGGTCACCGAGATATACGACTATCTGCGCCTGCTCTACGGGCGCGCCGGTACGCCGCACTGCCCAAAGTGCGGCCGCGAGGTGCACCGTTACAGCGTCGACGAGATAATCGACCTTATCTATCAGGAGTACGACGGCAAACCGCTGGAGATTTTTTCCCCGGTGGTCAAGGCCAAGAAGGGCGAGTACCGGAACCTGCTGCTCAAGCTGCACCAGCAGGGGTATATGCGCGCGCGCATCGACGGCACGCTCTACTGGCTTGAAGAGGCGGTGGAGCTGGACAAGAAGAGGCGGCATACCATCGAGTGCCTTATCGACCGCATGCGCGTCAAGGAGGAGAACCGCTCGCGTCTCAGCGAGGCGATAGAGATGGCGCTCAAGCTCTCGGACGGCTTTATCCTGCTCGCCTCCGAGGGGAGCGCCGACCGGGAGCTGACGGAGAAGTATATCTGTCCCGAGTGCCAGATCAGCCTTCCCGATATCGAACCGCGCCTTTTTTCGTTCAACGCGCCCTTTGGAGCCTGTCCCGACTGCGGCGGTCTCGGCTTTCACTCGCATTTCTCGGCGGAGCTCGCGGTCAATCCCGAGCTGCCGCTCGGCGAGGGCGGCTTTATCCCCTGGAAGAGCATGAAGTATATGGTGCATAAGGCGGAGAAGCTCGCGGAGAAAAAGGGCTGGGATATCGGCAAGCCCTTCAGGGAGCTTCCGGAGGAGGTGCGGCATGAGCTGCTCTACGGTTCCGACGAGGTCCTTGAGCTTACCTTCAGCGATAAGAAAAATGGCGACTGGGAGTACAACGGCAAGTATATCGGCCTCATTCCCTGGATTGAGAAGCGCTACAACGAGACCGAGTCGGAAAACTATAAAGAGGAGCTGGGGCGCTATCTCGTGGAGGACGTCTGTTCGACCTGCAGGGGTATGAGGCTCAAGCCCGAGGCGCTGGCCGTCACCCTCGGCGGGTATAATATCGGCGAGATAACGGAGATGCCGATTGACGAGCTGATAACGAAACTTGACGGGCTTAAGCTCGGCGAGCGTGAGCAGAAGATCGTCGGCATCGCGCTGGTCGAGGTGCGCAAGAGGCTTTCATTCCTCAACGATGTGGGGGCCGGTTATCTCAGCCTCTCGCGCCGCGCCGACACTCTCTCCGGCGGGGAGAGCCAGCGGATCAGGCTCGCATCCCAGATAGGTTCGCAGCTGACCGGCGTGCTCTATGTGCTCGACGAGCCGACGATCGGACTTCATCCGCGCGATACGAACCGGCTGCTTGACACGCTGAGGGCGATACGCGACATCGGCAACACCGTGCTCGTCGTCGAGCATGACCGCGACACGATGGCCGCCGCCGACCACATCCTCGAGCTTGGCCCCGGCGCGGGAGAGCACGGCGGCGAGCTGATCGCCAACGGCAGCGCCGAAGAGGTGATGCGCGGCGGTTCCAGCACGGCGCTTTATCTGCGCGGCGAGGCCGACGGCACCTGGCGTCCGCATCCTGAGCGCCGGAAGCCCTCCGGCATGATCAAGGTGCGCGGCGCCAGGGAGAACAACCTTAAGAAGCTTAATATCGATATCCCGCTTAATGTGTTCGCCGCGCTTTCGGGGGTCTCCGGATCGGGCAAGAGCACCTTCCTCTACGAGGTCCTTTATAAGGGGCTGCGCGGAAAGTTTGACAAGGACTACCGCGAACGTCCGGGCAGGTTTGAATCGGTGAGCGGCTACGAATCGCTGCGCAATATCGTGCTTGTCGATCAGAGCCCGATCGGGCGTACCCCGCGTTCCAACCCCGCAACCTATACGGGGGTCTTCACGCCGATACGGGAGTTTTACGCCGAACTGCAGGAGTCGAAGCTGCGCGGCTATCAGCCGGGACGCTTCAGCTTCAACGTGAAGGGCGGACGCTGCGAGGCCTGCAACGGCGACGGCGTGATCAAGGTCTCGATGCTCTTTCTCCCGGACGTCTATGTAAAGTGCGACGTCTGCAAGGGGCAGCGTTATAACCGCGAGACGCTCGAGGTCCGTTACAAGGGGCTTTCGATCGCCGACGTCCTCGATCTGACCGTCGACGAGGCGATCGAGCATTTCTCGGGCATTCCGCGAATCGCGAATAAATTGAAGGTGATACAGGAGGCTGGGCTTGGCTATATCAGGCTGGGACAGCCCGCGCCGACGCTCTCCGGCGGCGAGGCGCAGCGCGTGAAGCTCGCGACGGAGCTCGGCAAGAAGTTCCGCGGCAACACGCTGTATCTGCTTGACGAACCGACGACGGGGCTTCACTACACGGACGTCAAGAAATTGCTGAAATTGCTCCATAAACTTGTCGAGCAGGGAAATTCCGTGCTTGTGATCGAGCACAACCTTGACGTGCTGGCCTCCTCGGACTATATAATGGACCTGGGGCCGGAGGGAGGCCGCGGCGGCGGAAGGCTGATCGCCAAGGGCACGCCGGAAGAGGTGGCGCGCGCGAAGGGGCCGACCTCCAAGTATCTGGCGCAGTTTTTTGAGGAGATGAAGAGGGGTCATGACGAACGATAA
- the rlmB gene encoding 23S rRNA (guanosine(2251)-2'-O)-methyltransferase RlmB — protein sequence MTNDNRRRGHGRDERADKRPEGAPAGDICWGRNPVIALLEGDPERCMKVLIAKSAQPHIKAKITELCRANGIIFQNVESAALDRLTDGENHQGVAAYTAQMKLWEPEELLASLPAAPSPALILLCDHLQDPHNLGAVIRSAEAAGAAAVMIPKRGGCLPTGTVVKTSAGAALRLPVVKVGNVSQTIKMLQEADFWVTGLAMEGRDTLFREDLPPRSAIVVGAEGEGLGNAVAKACDDIRFIPMQGTTGSLNASVAASIAMFEWTRSLGKNNK from the coding sequence ATGACGAACGATAACAGAAGAAGAGGACACGGCCGCGATGAGAGGGCTGACAAGAGGCCGGAGGGAGCGCCGGCGGGCGATATCTGCTGGGGACGCAACCCGGTGATCGCGCTGCTGGAGGGAGACCCCGAACGCTGTATGAAGGTGCTCATCGCGAAGAGCGCCCAGCCGCACATAAAGGCGAAGATCACGGAGCTATGCCGCGCGAACGGGATAATATTCCAGAACGTTGAGAGCGCGGCGCTCGACAGGCTGACGGACGGAGAAAACCACCAGGGAGTCGCGGCCTACACCGCGCAGATGAAGCTGTGGGAGCCGGAGGAGCTGCTCGCCTCGCTGCCGGCCGCGCCGTCTCCGGCGCTTATCCTTCTCTGCGACCACCTGCAGGACCCGCACAACCTCGGCGCCGTCATCAGAAGCGCGGAGGCCGCGGGAGCCGCGGCGGTGATGATCCCGAAACGCGGCGGCTGCCTGCCCACCGGGACGGTGGTGAAGACGAGCGCCGGAGCGGCGCTGCGGCTGCCGGTCGTGAAGGTGGGCAACGTCTCGCAGACGATAAAGATGCTGCAGGAGGCGGACTTTTGGGTGACGGGGCTCGCGATGGAGGGGCGCGACACGCTTTTCCGCGAGGACCTGCCGCCGCGCAGCGCCATCGTCGTCGGCGCTGAGGGCGAAGGTCTGGGTAACGCCGTGGCTAAGGCCTGCGACGATATCCGTTTCATCCCGATGCAGGGTACGACAGGCTCGCTCAACGCCTCCGTCGCCGCGAGCATCGCGATGTTCGAGTGGACGCGGTCGTTAGGCAAAAATAATAAATAA
- the metK gene encoding methionine adenosyltransferase yields the protein MSKERFLISSESVTEGHPDKLADQISDAVLDAILEADPMGRVACETLVSTGLIVVAGEISTVCYVDIPKIARKTVKDVGYTRAKYGFDGDTCSVITTIDEQSPDIALGVDKAKEAKELSEDEIDAIGAGDQGLMVGYACNETEELMPLPISLAQKLTRRLSEVRKNKTLPYLRPDGKSQVTVEYVNGKPLRVDTVVISTQHHPAIDQKQIEADIIEHVIKPVIPSQLITTKPRILVNPTGRFVMGGPQADSGLTGRKIIVDTYGGAVPHGGGAFSGKDPTKVDRSGAYMARYAAKNVVAAGLADACQIQVAYAIGVAKPVSIMVETFGTGKIKDEEITQLLRENFDFRPAAIIRDLDLRKPQYRRLAAYGHMGRIDLDPMPAWERTDKAETLKRAAERFA from the coding sequence ATGAGCAAAGAAAGGTTTCTTATTTCGTCGGAGTCGGTGACGGAGGGACACCCAGACAAACTCGCAGATCAAATATCCGACGCGGTGCTTGACGCCATTCTCGAAGCCGACCCGATGGGGCGCGTGGCCTGCGAGACGCTGGTCTCGACCGGACTGATAGTGGTCGCGGGAGAGATAAGCACGGTCTGCTACGTAGATATCCCGAAGATAGCGCGCAAGACGGTGAAGGATGTCGGCTACACGCGCGCGAAGTATGGCTTCGACGGGGACACCTGCTCCGTCATCACCACGATAGACGAACAATCTCCCGATATCGCGCTCGGCGTCGACAAGGCGAAAGAGGCGAAGGAGCTTTCAGAGGACGAAATAGACGCCATCGGCGCCGGCGACCAGGGGCTGATGGTAGGCTACGCCTGCAACGAAACTGAAGAACTGATGCCGCTGCCCATCTCGCTCGCGCAGAAGCTGACGCGCCGCCTCTCAGAGGTGCGCAAGAATAAGACGCTGCCCTATCTGCGTCCGGACGGCAAGAGCCAGGTGACGGTGGAATATGTCAACGGCAAGCCGCTGCGTGTCGATACCGTGGTCATCAGCACCCAGCATCACCCAGCGATCGACCAGAAGCAGATCGAGGCGGATATCATAGAGCATGTCATTAAGCCCGTCATTCCATCCCAGCTCATCACCACAAAGCCGCGCATTCTCGTCAACCCGACGGGGCGCTTTGTGATGGGCGGCCCGCAGGCCGACAGCGGCCTGACGGGGCGCAAGATAATCGTCGATACCTACGGCGGCGCGGTGCCTCACGGCGGCGGAGCTTTCTCCGGCAAGGACCCGACGAAGGTGGACCGCTCAGGGGCGTATATGGCGCGCTACGCGGCGAAGAACGTCGTCGCGGCGGGACTCGCCGACGCCTGCCAGATACAGGTGGCCTACGCGATCGGCGTCGCGAAGCCCGTTTCGATCATGGTCGAGACCTTTGGCACGGGGAAGATAAAGGACGAGGAGATCACGCAGCTGCTGCGCGAGAACTTCGATTTCCGTCCCGCGGCGATCATCCGCGACCTAGACCTGCGTAAACCGCAGTACCGGCGTCTGGCCGCCTACGGCCATATGGGCCGTATCGACCTTGACCCGATGCCCGCCTGGGAGCGCACGGACAAGGCCGAGACGCTCAAACGGGCGGCGGAGCGCTTCGCGTAA
- a CDS encoding ComF family protein, with protein sequence MRPIFSYLSHIIFPQHCPACGRLAAPYCPGCLSGAASEALPPFCADCGGAYGVECCYDSVPCYAAAIHDGDARSFILALKYKNMRPLGEAIGREMGRLFPLQEAEMLVPLPLHADSRRAFNQTELIARGISSQWGTPVAAGLLKWRAGSGAQTEKRGRERRALSFGSFEASPELAGRGVVLVDDVYTTGGTVRAAKFALQRAGAEVRAVLVWTRRVSAPEHPGAWPEDGEYWL encoded by the coding sequence ATGCGGCCTATCTTTTCCTACCTCTCGCACATAATATTTCCCCAGCACTGTCCGGCCTGCGGACGGCTTGCCGCGCCCTATTGTCCCGGCTGTCTGAGCGGCGCGGCGAGTGAGGCGCTGCCGCCCTTCTGCGCCGACTGCGGCGGCGCTTACGGGGTCGAATGCTGTTATGACAGCGTGCCCTGTTACGCTGCCGCCATCCATGACGGCGACGCGCGCAGTTTTATTCTGGCCTTGAAGTATAAGAATATGCGGCCGCTCGGGGAGGCGATCGGACGGGAGATGGGGAGGCTGTTTCCGCTGCAGGAGGCGGAGATGCTGGTACCGCTGCCGCTCCACGCGGACAGCCGCCGCGCCTTCAATCAGACGGAGCTGATCGCGCGCGGAATATCCTCGCAGTGGGGGACGCCGGTCGCCGCGGGGCTGCTTAAATGGCGCGCCGGCAGCGGGGCGCAGACGGAGAAGAGGGGCAGGGAGCGCCGGGCGCTGAGCTTCGGTTCTTTCGAAGCCTCGCCGGAGCTTGCGGGGAGAGGCGTCGTCCTTGTGGACGATGTTTATACGACCGGCGGCACCGTGCGCGCGGCGAAGTTCGCGCTGCAAAGGGCGGGAGCCGAGGTGAGGGCGGTCCTCGTCTGGACGCGGCGGGTCTCCGCCCCGGAACATCCCGGAGCGTGGCCGGAAGATGGGGAATATTGGTTATGA
- the pfkA gene encoding 6-phosphofructokinase, with protein MLRRIGVLTSGGDAPGMNASIRAVTRTALYHGLQVVGIRRGYEGLLEGDFVPLTRSSVGGILLHGGTMLRTARCPAFMRPEGINAGVSKLRENDIDALVVIGGDGSFRGAKELHDRGIHVVGVPGTIDNDMAGTDCTIGFDTACNTALECISKLRDTASSHDRMFIVEVMGRHAGFLALETGVACGAEFVLIPELPVDLEAIANKIHYAKQRGKTHSLIVLAEGVMSASELAEKLKGHCDYDPRIVVLGHLQRGGAPSCFDTVLASRLGAAAVEALIDGKRGMMVGRTKDEIVTVPLETAWTQHHPLDSDMLRLVETLSI; from the coding sequence ATGCTTCGCAGAATCGGGGTTTTGACAAGCGGCGGCGACGCGCCGGGGATGAACGCCTCAATACGCGCCGTCACGCGCACGGCTTTATATCATGGACTGCAGGTGGTAGGTATACGCCGCGGGTATGAAGGACTGCTCGAAGGGGACTTTGTCCCTCTGACGCGCAGTTCTGTCGGCGGGATATTGCTGCACGGCGGGACGATGCTTCGCACCGCGCGCTGTCCGGCCTTTATGAGGCCGGAGGGTATCAACGCCGGCGTCTCCAAGCTGCGGGAGAACGACATAGACGCGCTGGTGGTGATCGGCGGCGACGGCTCTTTCCGCGGAGCGAAGGAGCTCCATGACCGCGGTATTCATGTGGTGGGAGTCCCCGGCACGATAGACAACGATATGGCCGGCACCGACTGCACTATCGGATTTGATACGGCCTGCAATACCGCGCTGGAATGTATCAGCAAGCTGCGTGACACCGCATCGAGCCACGATCGGATGTTTATCGTAGAGGTGATGGGACGGCACGCCGGTTTTCTCGCGCTGGAGACTGGGGTGGCCTGTGGCGCGGAGTTCGTGCTGATTCCCGAGCTGCCGGTGGACCTGGAGGCGATCGCGAATAAGATCCATTACGCCAAGCAGCGCGGCAAAACGCATTCGCTGATCGTCCTTGCCGAGGGGGTCATGTCGGCCTCGGAGCTGGCGGAGAAATTGAAGGGGCACTGCGATTATGACCCGCGGATAGTCGTCCTCGGACATCTGCAGCGCGGCGGCGCGCCCTCCTGTTTTGACACCGTTCTTGCCTCGCGTCTGGGAGCGGCGGCTGTGGAGGCGCTGATCGACGGCAAGCGCGGCATGATGGTGGGGCGGACGAAGGACGAGATAGTGACCGTGCCGCTGGAAACGGCGTGGACGCAGCACCACCCGCTTGACTCGGATATGCTGCGCCTGGTGGAGACCCTGAGTATTTAG